A region of the Apium graveolens cultivar Ventura chromosome 6, ASM990537v1, whole genome shotgun sequence genome:
GCATATAAGCCAGTCAGTAGGGCTAAGAGTTTTGTTAAGAATGAAATAAAACAGGTTTCCATCCCAGCTCCTTACATTACTAGTGCAAATAATGACATTAATAGCGACTTAGATCCCAGTACAAACAAATTGGTATGCCAGAGTTGTCAGTGTTCACTGAAAGATGCAAAGGCTGTGTCAAAGAAAGACCCTCCAGTGGCATCTAAAAGTAAAGACTCTCCAGCCTCTCAGTCGACTGTTGTTGCTCCGAGATGCAACTTAACTAATATGGTCAGAGCTGCAAGCAAACCGGACTCTGTTTCTTGTAATACTTCTCTTGTTGATAAAACAAAGAAGTACCCGAGACCTAGAGAAAAGGGGGATATATCACAGAGCTCTAAGAGTAGTATCGGTGAATTCAGTAGCAGCACTAGCCTCAGCGAAGACAGCAATCTCAGTGGATCTAGTTTCGGCAACAGGCCTCATATGTCAAAAGATATGAGGTGGGCAGCCATACAGCATGTTTCAAAGCATTGTGGATTTTTAGGATTGGGACATTTTAATCTATTAAAAAAACTTGGTGGTGGAGACATTGGTACTGTATATCTTGCCGAACTGATTGGGACAAACTGTCTATTTGCGATAAAGGTTATGGACAATGAGTTTTTGGCAAAAAGGAAGAAAATACCAAGGGCCCAAACAGAAAGAGAAATCCTGAGAATTTTGGATCATCCTTTTCTCCCCACATTATATGCCCAGTTTATTTCAGATAATTTATCTTGCCTGGTTATGGAGTATTGTCCAGGTGGGGATCTGCATGTACTCCGTCAAAAGCAGCCATGCAGATACTTTACTGAACAAGCAGCAAGGTAGAGAACAGTCTAAAACTTTGTTTTTGGAATATGATTACTTATTGCTTCAGGTTATGACCAATTGAAGATAAGATACTCAAGAAAACAGTAGTAAATAAAGCTTTGGTGTTTAAACTTTAAACTTATATTAGTAAATACAGGGCTTTAATTCAGGATTTGAATTACATTGATTTTCTGCTCTTATTCTTATTAGGTTTCTATGACCTTCTGGATTAGGGAGATTTAGTCCATGCTAATATCACATTCTAATTTCGTTTGCTCGTATTGTTATTTAGTTTTGAGATGTATCAGCTTGAATGGTATTTTTTTGGCGCCTTAGTTAGACCCAGTTCTAGAGAGTTATTCTTTCATGTATCTCATTTTTCTATCCTTCCATATTCTTTTCGTGTGAAAAAGCTAATTGACTCCATTTGCTTATGCAGATTCTATGTTGCTGAGGTCCTCCTTGCCCTTGAATACTTGCATATGCTCGGTATAGTCTATAGAGATTTAAAACCAGAAAACATTATGGTCCGAGAAAATGGTCATATCATGCTTACAGATTTCGACCTTTCACTTAGATGTTCTGTAAACCCAATGCTTCTGAAAACATCTTCCGCAGCCATGGAGCCACCACGGATGTCAGGTCCATGTGCAGGATCCAACTGCATTGATCCCTTGTGCATGCAGCCCTCTTGTCAAGTCTCATGCTTCAGCCCTAGGCTTTTAACTACTTCTGCAAAAGCAAGGAGGGCAAAAGCGGCTGTTGCTGCTAAAATGCGCTCATTGCCACTGCTTGTTGCTGAACCAACAGATGCACGATCTAATTCCTTTGTCGGTACTCATGAGTATCTTGCTCCTGAAATCATCAAAGGCGAGGGACATGGGAGTGCTGTTGATTGGTGGACATTTGGTGTACTTCTATATGAACTTCTGTATGGGAAGACACCTTTTAAAGGCATAGGAAATGATGAAACATTAGCAAATGTGGTACTGCAGAACCTTAAGTTTCCTGATACACCACTTGTGAGTTTTCAAGCAAGAGATCTTATTAGAAGCTTGTTGGTGAAAGAACCTGAAAATAGGTTAGGATCACAGAGAGGAACTGCTGAGATTAAGAAGCATTCCTTCTTTGAAGGACTGAACTGGGCACTGATACGTTGTGCAGTTCCACCTCAATTACCCGAGCCTTCATATATATTTTCTCCGCAAGTGCAGTCTGAGAAGGGGACCAAGTACCTGGAGTATGGAACTACAGGCGAGCCCCTGGAATTTGAGTTATTTTAGTGAAAGAATCATAAAACTATCGTGATACCACTCTCCCTTTGTGTAACTAGTATCCAGTCAGGGGATCTACAGTGTAAATTTTAGCGAAGATATGAAAAGAGATAATAGTGTAATTTTTGGCGGTTAAAGTTGTTTTTTTTTTGTTCACGGCTCATTCCCCCCGGACTATTTCCTAAAGACTAGGTTTAGAGTCCAGTGTTTGTTTACTCCATCTCTTGGATATAAATTGTTTCTGCAGGGACAAAGCAGCAGCAGCACTTCCAAGAGAAAAACAAATAATCAGCAAGATCCAGTTGTAAATATTCTCGTGTAAAGATTTTGAAAAATGGTTTAAGAGAAGAGAAACGGATTTTGAACGCTAGTATGCTGAAACTTTCCACGTCTCCAACCATTCCCAAATAGTAATCAAATGTGTCAACAAAATGAGGATGCGACTCCCTCTTGTTGATGCGGGGAGGGACTCTCCAGTCACTCCAGTGAGGTAGCGCTACATAATTTTGTTGGATATAACAATACGAGAGCTTCACTATAATTTTATGTATCTATTTATTTGAGCGTAATTTATTAATAGTCATTCTATTTAAAATAGCCCATATCAAGTTTCAAACACATAACATGTGTGGTATCTCTAGGCCAGCACGCCAACCAGGAAAAACCTCATCTCGTGAACCAAAATGGATGAGGCAACCAAACATCCCAGAAGCGTGTGTTGCATAGGAGACATCCATGGATACATCAACAAGCTTCAAAGCCTCTGGTCCAATCTCCAAGCCCACATCCCCCCATCTCACTTTGAATCAGCCCTCATCATCTTCTTAGGTGATTACTGTGATCGTGGTTCCAACACTCCCCAAGTCCTCGATTTTCTCATTTCTTTACCCTCAACTTACCCCAACCAAACCCATGTTTTTCTCTGTGGCAATCATGACTTGGCATTTGCAGCTTTTCTTGGGGTTGCTCCGGCGCCGTGTGATGGTTCTGAGTTTAGAGAGACGTGGAGTGAGTACGAGATGAATGAG
Encoded here:
- the LOC141666569 gene encoding serine/threonine-protein kinase D6PK-like → MGSLSGNCEIVEEKEEHNYQAIHRSIAHGKEWKSPIHKQGHISSLDDDINKLFAAVSNKTSFKGQTRFSQAGLAEPSKKDLKKPMRASTSTSGIGFSEPVSLKQALRGLCISQASEMAAMKRLSKMPGSPSISEFGSIRSPYRSVVVEAGGSGLPVAEGKKGRLEISLISEERTSSSLEKIPRYLQEPKVKAVGQSADSSPQFVVPTIPKKTCSSNEQSDVIYTYAEIGKRSAKVEPLQEEISILVTSLPGHSTGCKSFKQGKSITSSVKVPKMGKKGNKKSSSPIRFAIKRAPKVRLKGRHQTAPCSSDAENCIKFGKTTKNAPRAYKPVSRAKSFVKNEIKQVSIPAPYITSANNDINSDLDPSTNKLVCQSCQCSLKDAKAVSKKDPPVASKSKDSPASQSTVVAPRCNLTNMVRAASKPDSVSCNTSLVDKTKKYPRPREKGDISQSSKSSIGEFSSSTSLSEDSNLSGSSFGNRPHMSKDMRWAAIQHVSKHCGFLGLGHFNLLKKLGGGDIGTVYLAELIGTNCLFAIKVMDNEFLAKRKKIPRAQTEREILRILDHPFLPTLYAQFISDNLSCLVMEYCPGGDLHVLRQKQPCRYFTEQAARFYVAEVLLALEYLHMLGIVYRDLKPENIMVRENGHIMLTDFDLSLRCSVNPMLLKTSSAAMEPPRMSGPCAGSNCIDPLCMQPSCQVSCFSPRLLTTSAKARRAKAAVAAKMRSLPLLVAEPTDARSNSFVGTHEYLAPEIIKGEGHGSAVDWWTFGVLLYELLYGKTPFKGIGNDETLANVVLQNLKFPDTPLVSFQARDLIRSLLVKEPENRLGSQRGTAEIKKHSFFEGLNWALIRCAVPPQLPEPSYIFSPQVQSEKGTKYLEYGTTGEPLEFELF